One Prevotella intermedia ATCC 25611 = DSM 20706 DNA window includes the following coding sequences:
- the hcp gene encoding hydroxylamine reductase, with translation MTENKMFCFQCQETAKGTGCTIKGVCGKEAETSKWQDLLLSVVRGVGTIQHTLGENASKEVADFLVDALFSTITNANFDDQSILNKVDTGIALKKQLLETALSKNITFPNYQEVHWGGEKSDYSAEGEREGVLRNENADLRSLKELTVLGLKGIAAYYDHAARLGETNEEIIAFICKALAAITAPNADMETLLGIVLETGKYGVDVMALLDKANTEAYGNPELTKVNIGVGKKPGILISGHDLKDIEDLLIQTEGTGIDVYTHGEMLPAHYYPQLKKYKHLVGNYGNAWWKQKEEFASFNGPIVFTTNCIVPPAKNANYADRVFTTNSTGFPGWKHIATGEDGKKDFSEVIALAKTCEAPQEIETGEIVGGFAHAQVFALADQVVEAVKSGAIRKFVVMSGCDGRMKSRNYYEEFAKALPKDVVILTSGCAKYKYNKLNLGDINGIPRVLDAGQCNDSYSWAVVALKLKEIFGANDINDLPIFFNIAWYEQKAVIVLLALLHLGVKNIHIGPTLPAFVSEGVLQVLVDNFGLAGNSTVEEDIQKYIL, from the coding sequence ATGACAGAAAATAAGATGTTTTGTTTCCAGTGTCAGGAAACTGCAAAGGGAACAGGTTGCACCATTAAGGGTGTATGCGGTAAAGAGGCAGAAACCTCAAAGTGGCAAGATTTGTTGCTCAGCGTTGTACGTGGTGTGGGAACTATCCAACATACGCTGGGGGAAAATGCGTCGAAAGAAGTTGCCGACTTCCTCGTAGATGCATTGTTCTCAACGATTACTAATGCTAACTTTGACGACCAGAGTATATTAAATAAGGTGGACACGGGCATTGCTCTGAAAAAACAATTGCTCGAAACAGCTTTAAGCAAGAACATTACTTTCCCTAATTATCAAGAAGTTCACTGGGGTGGCGAGAAGTCTGACTATTCTGCGGAAGGTGAACGCGAAGGAGTGCTTCGCAACGAGAATGCCGATCTCCGTTCGCTGAAGGAGCTCACCGTTCTTGGTCTTAAGGGTATAGCCGCCTACTATGACCATGCGGCTCGTTTAGGCGAAACAAATGAAGAGATTATTGCTTTCATATGCAAGGCTCTTGCCGCAATTACTGCTCCAAATGCAGATATGGAAACGCTTCTTGGCATCGTACTCGAAACAGGTAAATATGGTGTAGATGTAATGGCATTGCTCGATAAAGCCAACACAGAGGCATACGGTAACCCTGAACTCACAAAGGTTAATATCGGTGTTGGCAAGAAGCCTGGCATTCTCATTTCAGGACACGACCTTAAGGATATTGAAGACCTTCTTATTCAGACAGAAGGCACAGGCATCGACGTTTATACCCACGGCGAGATGTTGCCAGCGCATTATTATCCACAACTAAAGAAATACAAGCACCTTGTGGGCAACTACGGCAATGCGTGGTGGAAGCAGAAGGAAGAGTTTGCAAGTTTCAATGGTCCTATCGTATTTACTACAAACTGTATCGTACCGCCTGCAAAGAATGCAAACTATGCCGACAGAGTTTTCACCACCAACTCTACTGGTTTCCCAGGTTGGAAGCACATCGCAACAGGCGAAGATGGTAAGAAAGATTTCTCTGAAGTTATCGCATTGGCTAAGACCTGCGAGGCTCCACAGGAAATAGAAACTGGCGAGATTGTAGGCGGATTTGCACATGCTCAAGTATTTGCGCTTGCCGACCAAGTAGTAGAAGCTGTGAAGAGTGGGGCTATCCGCAAGTTTGTCGTGATGAGCGGTTGCGACGGTCGTATGAAGAGCCGCAACTATTACGAAGAGTTTGCCAAGGCTCTGCCAAAAGATGTTGTAATCCTCACCAGCGGCTGTGCGAAGTATAAATACAACAAGTTGAATCTTGGAGATATTAATGGTATTCCACGCGTTCTTGATGCTGGACAGTGCAACGACTCTTATTCTTGGGCAGTGGTGGCACTCAAACTGAAAGAGATTTTTGGTGCAAACGACATCAACGACCTGCCTATCTTTTTCAACATCGCATGGTACGAGCAGAAGGCCGTAATCGTTCTGCTTGCCCTTCTACACCTTGGCGTGAAGAATATACATATCGGTCCTACCCTTCCAGCTTTCGTTTCTGAAGGCGTACTACAAGTGTTGGTTGACAATTTCGGACTTGCAGGCAACTCTACAGTGGAAGAAGACATTCAGAAATATATTCTCTGA
- a CDS encoding VOC family protein, with protein sequence MRIEHLAIWADNIELLRNFYMKYFDMQSNEMYTNEKKGFHSYFLSWKGENSRIEIMSQAGKIESLPNKMKGLAHFAIALGSEERVLQLTEQLREDGYKVFSEPRHTGDGYFESVIGDPEGNYVELTV encoded by the coding sequence ATGAGAATAGAACACTTAGCTATTTGGGCAGACAACATAGAATTGCTCCGCAACTTTTATATGAAGTATTTCGATATGCAATCAAATGAGATGTACACCAATGAGAAAAAAGGATTTCATTCTTATTTCCTTTCATGGAAAGGTGAGAATAGTCGTATAGAAATCATGAGTCAAGCTGGCAAAATAGAATCTTTGCCTAATAAAATGAAGGGGCTGGCTCACTTCGCTATCGCACTGGGTAGTGAGGAACGAGTTCTGCAACTCACTGAACAGCTTCGAGAAGATGGCTATAAAGTATTTTCAGAACCTCGCCACACAGGTGATGGGTACTTTGAATCGGTTATTGGAGACCCTGAAGGCAACTATGTTGAACTAACTGTATAA
- a CDS encoding nitroreductase family protein — protein MDIKEAIYARHTVRKFQDKPLDEVVVKALKARIEQVNKEHKVNIKLVTNESVPVWGVMKFFMAKGLKNYLVLSGPERTDIEETLGYCGIDIALYAQTLGLNSWWVGGTYSKNSVGKDVEGSVINGIIALGYGLLQGVAHKSKAFEDVCQYDGTMPEWFKQGVEVALLAPTAMNKQKFMISGKSNEVNISCDNGKWSGTDLGIVKYHFEVGAGKEHFQWK, from the coding sequence ATGGATATTAAAGAAGCAATATATGCACGCCATACCGTGCGTAAATTTCAGGACAAACCACTTGATGAAGTTGTTGTAAAGGCATTGAAAGCAAGAATTGAGCAAGTGAACAAAGAACATAAGGTAAACATCAAACTTGTAACTAACGAAAGTGTACCTGTCTGGGGAGTGATGAAGTTCTTTATGGCAAAAGGTCTCAAGAATTATCTCGTACTTTCAGGACCTGAGAGAACAGACATTGAAGAAACATTGGGCTATTGCGGTATTGATATTGCATTGTATGCTCAGACACTTGGGCTGAACTCTTGGTGGGTTGGCGGTACTTATAGCAAGAATAGTGTTGGCAAAGACGTTGAGGGTTCTGTGATAAATGGTATTATCGCTCTTGGTTATGGTCTGTTACAAGGGGTAGCTCATAAATCAAAAGCTTTCGAAGATGTCTGCCAATATGACGGAACAATGCCAGAATGGTTTAAACAAGGTGTAGAAGTAGCATTGCTTGCACCTACAGCAATGAACAAACAGAAATTCATGATTTCAGGCAAAAGCAATGAGGTGAACATTAGCTGCGATAATGGCAAATGGAGCGGTACTGACCTCGGTATTGTAAAATATCACTTCGAGGTGGGTGCCGGAAAAGAACATTTTCAATGGAAATAA
- a CDS encoding class I SAM-dependent methyltransferase has product MFWDLVSKYYTFFEKLYNGRVNREMCKKVAERIASDDEVLECACGTGMISVHIAAICRSLTATDFSDGMLVQTHKRCAKLDNVKVEKGNILHLNYADETFDKVIAANVIHLLEHPEIALRELLRVCKKGGEVIIPTYLVNHTWGLSQVLVWFVNRFSKIFVGRFSEKTYKTFFEKLGFTNVSYELIEGRMPCCIAIIKKQDKLEYVDKSR; this is encoded by the coding sequence ATGTTTTGGGATTTAGTATCTAAATATTATACATTCTTCGAGAAATTGTATAATGGAAGAGTTAATCGGGAGATGTGCAAGAAAGTTGCTGAGAGAATAGCTTCTGATGACGAAGTGCTGGAGTGTGCTTGTGGCACTGGTATGATAAGTGTTCATATTGCTGCTATCTGTAGAAGTCTTACAGCCACAGATTTTTCCGATGGTATGCTTGTTCAGACGCATAAACGATGTGCAAAATTAGATAATGTAAAGGTTGAGAAAGGAAACATTTTGCACTTGAATTATGCTGATGAAACTTTCGACAAGGTAATTGCAGCTAATGTCATTCACTTATTGGAGCACCCCGAAATTGCGTTAAGAGAATTGTTGAGGGTATGTAAAAAGGGTGGAGAAGTGATTATTCCAACTTATTTGGTAAACCACACTTGGGGCTTGTCGCAGGTTTTGGTGTGGTTTGTTAATCGGTTTTCAAAAATATTTGTAGGAAGATTTAGCGAGAAAACCTACAAGACATTTTTTGAAAAGCTTGGATTTACAAATGTTTCTTATGAATTAATAGAAGGTAGAATGCCTTGCTGTATAGCCATAATCAAGAAGCAAGATAAGTTAGAGTATGTTGATAAAAGTAGGTAA